In Streptomyces sp. NBC_01408, one DNA window encodes the following:
- a CDS encoding AI-2E family transporter, translated as MAKRAGWLGRLGSRLHKMEARLNERRAEVEAESTGDLPRPAASAPEPAVVEPAPAVAPVHGPLLPERPDPVSVVPWGMRVAAEASWRLLLLAGMLWVLMKVISEVRLVVLAFAAAMLVTALLQPFVVRLRRLGLPRGLATAVTAILGFVVIGLVGWFVVWQVMENLDDLSDRVRDGINELKLWALDSPFHVTEKQINDIAKNLSETIGTNTEQITSAGLQGVTVLVEVLTGILLAMFSTLFLLYDGKRIWNWTLGLVPAAARPGVSGAGPRAWRTLTAYVRGTVLVALIDAIFIGLGIYILDVPMAVPLAVFIFLFAFIPLVGAVVSGALAVVVALVTQGVFSALMVLLVVLAVQQIEGHVLQPFILGRAVRVHPLAVVLAVAAGGMVAGIGGAVVAVPLVAVTNTAVGYLKAYSREQHHLGAGAIGPGPHGATAVDLALDGQTGPRT; from the coding sequence ATGGCGAAGAGGGCAGGCTGGCTCGGCCGGCTCGGGAGCAGGCTCCACAAGATGGAGGCCCGCCTCAACGAGCGGCGCGCCGAAGTCGAGGCCGAGAGCACCGGTGATCTGCCGCGCCCGGCCGCGTCCGCCCCGGAACCGGCCGTCGTCGAGCCGGCCCCCGCGGTGGCCCCCGTTCACGGGCCGCTCCTCCCCGAGCGCCCCGACCCGGTGAGCGTGGTCCCGTGGGGCATGCGGGTCGCGGCCGAGGCCAGCTGGCGGCTGCTGCTCCTCGCCGGGATGCTCTGGGTGCTGATGAAGGTGATCAGCGAGGTCCGCCTGGTCGTCCTCGCCTTCGCCGCCGCGATGCTGGTCACCGCGCTGCTCCAGCCCTTCGTGGTCCGGCTGCGCCGCCTCGGCCTGCCGCGCGGACTGGCCACGGCCGTCACCGCGATCCTCGGCTTCGTGGTCATCGGACTCGTCGGCTGGTTCGTGGTCTGGCAGGTCATGGAGAACCTCGACGACCTCTCCGACCGGGTCCGCGACGGCATCAACGAACTCAAGCTCTGGGCACTGGACAGTCCGTTCCACGTGACCGAGAAGCAGATCAACGACATCGCGAAGAACCTCAGCGAGACCATCGGCACCAACACCGAGCAGATCACCTCCGCCGGCCTGCAGGGCGTGACGGTGCTGGTCGAGGTCCTGACGGGCATCCTGCTCGCGATGTTCTCGACGCTCTTCCTGCTCTACGACGGCAAGCGCATCTGGAACTGGACGCTCGGCCTCGTCCCGGCCGCCGCCCGGCCCGGTGTCTCGGGGGCCGGTCCGCGCGCCTGGCGCACGCTGACCGCGTACGTACGGGGCACCGTCCTCGTCGCGCTCATCGACGCCATCTTCATCGGCCTCGGCATCTACATCCTGGACGTGCCGATGGCCGTGCCGCTGGCCGTGTTCATCTTCCTGTTCGCCTTCATCCCGCTGGTCGGCGCGGTGGTCTCCGGGGCGCTGGCCGTGGTCGTGGCGCTGGTGACCCAGGGCGTGTTCAGCGCCCTGATGGTCCTGCTGGTGGTCCTGGCCGTGCAGCAGATCGAGGGTCACGTGCTCCAGCCCTTCATCCTGGGCCGGGCAGTACGGGTGCACCCGCTCGCGGTGGTGCTCGCGGTGGCGGCCGGCGGCATGGTCGCGGGCATCGGCGGCGCGGTGGTCGCCGTACCGCTGGTCGCCGTCACCAACACCGCGGTGGGCTACCTGAAGGCGTACTCGCGCGAGCAGCACCACTTGGGCGCCGGAGCGATCGGTCCGGGCCCGCACGGGGCCACGGCCGTGGACCTGGCGCTGGACGGCCAGACGGGGCCCAGGACTTAG
- a CDS encoding transglycosylase SLT domain-containing protein, protein MSRISVRGFAVASATAVTTVGAVVGVATGDASSNDLETTASGATLLADIPVGDQAAVLTQQADTIAYAADADAKRSAEENARLQAAETAKSKKAEAEKAEATKKAEADAKLKQEREEKEQAASRSAARDAGDFAPQSSYTVAQVKAIAQQMVPADQFQCFSKIINQESTWNYKAVNSSSGAYGLVQALPGSKMASAGDDWRTNPATQIKWGLNYMNERYGSPCGAWSFHQANNWY, encoded by the coding sequence GTGAGCCGGATCTCGGTCCGGGGGTTCGCAGTGGCTTCGGCCACCGCGGTCACCACCGTTGGCGCAGTCGTCGGCGTTGCCACTGGCGACGCCTCTTCGAACGATCTTGAGACGACCGCGTCCGGCGCGACTCTCCTCGCTGACATCCCGGTCGGTGACCAGGCCGCGGTCCTGACGCAGCAGGCCGACACGATCGCGTACGCCGCCGACGCCGACGCCAAGCGTTCGGCCGAGGAGAACGCCCGCCTCCAGGCCGCCGAGACCGCCAAGTCGAAGAAGGCGGAAGCGGAGAAGGCGGAGGCCACCAAGAAGGCCGAGGCCGACGCCAAGCTGAAGCAGGAACGCGAGGAGAAGGAGCAGGCCGCCAGCCGCTCCGCCGCCCGCGACGCCGGTGACTTCGCCCCCCAGAGCTCGTACACGGTCGCGCAGGTCAAGGCCATCGCCCAGCAGATGGTCCCGGCCGACCAGTTCCAGTGCTTCTCGAAGATCATCAACCAGGAATCCACCTGGAACTACAAGGCCGTGAACTCGTCCTCGGGCGCCTACGGCCTGGTGCAGGCACTGCCGGGCTCGAAGATGGCCTCGGCCGGTGACGACTGGCGCACCAACCCCGCCACGCAGATCAAGTGGGGTCTGAACTACATGAACGAGCGCTACGGCAGCCCGTGCGGAGCCTGGAGCTTCCACCAGGCCAACAACTGGTACTAG
- a CDS encoding PhoH family protein, giving the protein MVTSTKSRLPDRRTYVLDTSVLLADPNAITRFDEHEVVLPIVVITELEAKRHHPELGYFARQALRLLDDFRVRNGRLDAPIPLGDLGGTLRVELNHSDPGVLPAGFRLGDNDSRILAVARNLQAEGYDVTVVSKDLPLRIKASSVGLIAEEYRAELAITDAGWTGMSELSLSGEQVDLLYSEERLYVPEAAELPVHTGLVLQSERGKALGRVTADGNVKLVRGDREAFGLHGRSAEQRIALDLLLDPEIGIISMGGRAGTGKSALALCAGLEAVLERRQHQKVMVFRPLYAVGGQELGYLPGDQGEKMSPWAQAVFDTLSSVAGREVIEEVLNRGMLEVLPLTHIRGRSLHDAFVIVDEAQSLERNVLLTVLSRIGANSRVVLTHDVAQRDNLRVGRYDGVVAVVEKLKGHPLFAHVTLNRSERSPIAALVTEMLENM; this is encoded by the coding sequence GTGGTGACCAGCACTAAGAGCCGCCTGCCCGACAGGCGGACCTACGTCCTCGACACCAGCGTCCTGCTGGCAGACCCCAACGCGATCACCCGCTTCGACGAGCACGAGGTCGTGCTCCCGATCGTGGTGATCACCGAGCTGGAGGCAAAGAGGCACCATCCCGAACTCGGCTACTTCGCGCGCCAGGCCCTGCGCCTGCTCGACGACTTCCGGGTTCGCAACGGTCGTCTCGACGCCCCCATCCCGCTGGGCGATCTGGGTGGCACCCTGCGTGTCGAGCTCAACCACTCCGACCCGGGTGTCCTGCCCGCCGGCTTCCGACTGGGGGACAACGACTCGCGGATCCTCGCCGTCGCCCGCAATCTCCAGGCCGAGGGCTACGACGTCACGGTCGTCTCGAAGGATCTCCCACTGCGCATCAAGGCCTCCTCCGTGGGGCTGATCGCCGAGGAGTACCGAGCAGAACTCGCGATCACCGATGCCGGCTGGACGGGCATGAGCGAGCTCTCCCTCTCCGGGGAACAGGTGGACCTCCTCTACTCGGAGGAGCGGCTCTACGTCCCGGAGGCCGCCGAACTGCCCGTGCACACCGGACTGGTCCTCCAGTCCGAGCGCGGCAAGGCGCTGGGCCGGGTCACCGCGGACGGCAACGTGAAGCTCGTACGGGGCGACCGCGAGGCCTTCGGGCTGCACGGCCGCAGCGCCGAGCAGCGCATCGCGCTCGACCTGCTCCTCGACCCGGAGATCGGGATCATCTCCATGGGCGGCCGGGCAGGTACCGGCAAGTCGGCGCTGGCCCTGTGCGCGGGGCTGGAGGCGGTGCTGGAGCGCAGGCAGCACCAGAAGGTGATGGTCTTCCGGCCGCTGTACGCGGTGGGCGGGCAGGAGCTCGGCTACCTGCCCGGGGACCAGGGCGAGAAGATGAGCCCCTGGGCGCAGGCGGTCTTCGACACGCTCTCCTCGGTGGCGGGGCGCGAGGTCATCGAGGAGGTGCTGAACCGCGGGATGCTGGAGGTCCTGCCGCTCACGCACATCCGGGGCCGCTCGCTGCACGACGCCTTCGTGATCGTGGACGAGGCGCAGTCCCTGGAGCGCAATGTCCTGCTGACCGTTCTGTCCCGTATCGGCGCCAATTCGCGGGTCGTTCTGACCCACGACGTCGCCCAGCGGGACAACCTGCGGGTCGGTCGTTACGACGGAGTCGTCGCCGTGGTCGAGAAACTGAAGGGGCATCCGCTTTTCGCCCACGTCACGCTGAACCGCTCCGAGCGCTCCCCGATCGCCGCTCTGGTCACGGAGATGCTCGAAAACATGTGA
- a CDS encoding isoprenyl transferase codes for MKLRDLVYRLYARRVEGRLDHDAAPKHIGVILDGNRRWAKASGGTTEQGHQAGADKISEMLGWCTETDVEVVTLWMLSTDNLDRPEVELRPLLNIIENTVRGLAADGRWRVHHVGNLDILPARTQNVLKEAEQATHDVEGILVNVAVGYGGRQEIADAVRSLLLEHAEKGTSFEELAEILDIDHIAEHLYTRGQPDPDLVIRTSGEQRLSGFMLWQSAHSEYYFCEVFWPAFRKVDFLRALRDYAARHRRYGS; via the coding sequence GTGAAGCTGCGCGACCTGGTGTACAGGCTGTACGCACGCCGGGTGGAAGGCCGCCTCGACCATGACGCGGCGCCCAAGCACATCGGCGTCATCCTGGACGGGAACAGGCGCTGGGCGAAGGCTTCCGGAGGTACGACGGAGCAGGGCCACCAGGCCGGCGCCGACAAGATCTCCGAGATGCTGGGCTGGTGCACCGAGACGGACGTCGAGGTCGTCACCCTGTGGATGCTGTCCACGGACAATCTGGACCGGCCGGAGGTCGAGCTCCGCCCGCTGCTCAACATCATCGAGAACACCGTGCGGGGCCTCGCCGCGGACGGCCGCTGGCGCGTCCACCACGTCGGCAACCTCGACATCCTGCCCGCCCGGACGCAGAACGTGCTGAAGGAGGCGGAGCAGGCCACCCACGACGTCGAGGGAATACTCGTCAACGTCGCCGTCGGCTACGGCGGCCGCCAGGAGATCGCCGACGCGGTCCGCTCCCTGCTCCTGGAGCACGCGGAGAAGGGCACCTCCTTCGAGGAGCTCGCCGAGATCCTGGACATCGACCACATCGCGGAGCACCTCTACACGCGCGGTCAGCCCGACCCGGACCTCGTGATCCGCACCAGCGGCGAGCAGCGGCTGTCCGGATTCATGCTGTGGCAGAGCGCGCACTCCGAGTACTACTTCTGCGAGGTCTTCTGGCCGGCCTTCCGGAAGGTCGACTTCCTGCGGGCCCTGCGCGACTACGCCGCGCGCCACCGGCGGTACGGGAGCTGA
- the mgrA gene encoding L-glyceraldehyde 3-phosphate reductase, with protein sequence MTDTNPYRAEPSRYDSMPYRRTGHSGLKLPAVSLGLWHNFGDDKALEPQRAILRRAFDLGVTHFDLANNYGPPPGSAELNFGKIFAQDFASHREELVLSTKAGYLMHAGPYGEWGSRKYLLGSLDASLKRMGVDYVDIFYSHRFDPETPLEETMGALASAVQQGKALYVGVSSYTAEQTAEAARILREMGVRPLIHQPSYSMINRWTEEDGLLDTLEENGMGCISFAPLAQGLLTGKYLKGIPEGSRAAQGKSLNPDLLSDDVLRRLTGLNEIAARRGQSLAQLALKWVLRDERMTSALIGASSVKQLEENVAALAGAPLSEQELKEIDSFAVSTPGTNIWAQRG encoded by the coding sequence GTGACTGATACCAATCCCTATCGGGCAGAGCCCTCGCGCTACGACTCCATGCCCTACCGGCGCACCGGCCACAGCGGCCTCAAGCTCCCGGCCGTCTCCCTCGGCCTGTGGCACAACTTCGGCGACGACAAGGCCCTGGAGCCGCAGCGGGCCATCCTGCGCCGGGCCTTCGACCTCGGCGTCACCCACTTCGACCTGGCCAACAACTACGGGCCGCCGCCCGGCTCGGCCGAGCTCAACTTCGGCAAGATCTTCGCCCAGGACTTCGCCTCCCACCGCGAGGAGCTGGTCCTGTCCACCAAGGCCGGGTACCTGATGCACGCCGGGCCGTACGGCGAGTGGGGCAGCCGCAAGTACCTGCTCGGCTCGCTCGACGCCTCGCTGAAGCGGATGGGCGTGGACTACGTCGACATCTTCTACTCGCACCGCTTCGACCCGGAGACCCCGCTGGAGGAGACCATGGGCGCCCTCGCGTCCGCGGTCCAGCAGGGCAAGGCGCTGTACGTCGGCGTCTCCTCGTACACGGCGGAGCAGACCGCCGAGGCGGCGCGGATCCTGCGCGAGATGGGGGTGCGGCCGCTGATCCACCAGCCCTCCTACTCCATGATCAACCGCTGGACGGAGGAGGACGGGCTGCTGGACACCCTGGAGGAGAACGGCATGGGCTGCATCTCCTTCGCGCCGCTCGCGCAGGGGCTGCTGACCGGCAAGTACCTCAAGGGCATCCCGGAAGGCTCGCGGGCCGCCCAGGGCAAGTCCCTCAACCCCGACCTGCTGTCGGACGACGTGCTCCGCCGGCTGACGGGGCTGAACGAGATCGCCGCGCGGCGCGGGCAGTCGCTGGCGCAGCTGGCGCTGAAGTGGGTGCTGCGCGACGAGCGGATGACTTCGGCCCTGATCGGCGCGTCGAGCGTGAAGCAGCTGGAGGAGAACGTGGCCGCGCTGGCCGGTGCGCCGCTGTCGGAGCAGGAGCTGAAGGAGATCGATTCCTTCGCCGTCTCCACCCCCGGCACCAACATCTGGGCCCAGCGCGGCTGA
- a CDS encoding A24 family peptidase, translating to MGVVLIVLAAGYGAAAGLLLPRAAYRLSVAPGEPWRDRCPQGHALAGWLGPARCRPTVASAAGPDSSATPGSGAAPASASAPGSAAAPATPAVPGPAAVPGPAAVAAAARHAYGARPLPLAALTGVVCAVLAGAVGLRPEVVAYVGLAPLFVLPALVDRAVRRLPDVLTLPLAAAAAALLGAAALLPGAAGSWRLALLGGAALAAGYLLLFLINPAGMGFGDVKLALSLGVALGWYGWGVWSAGAFLGFLYGSLYGLALVLRGPAARKQPFAFGPFMVAGALTGVLLGGFGA from the coding sequence ATGGGTGTGGTGCTGATCGTCCTCGCCGCCGGGTACGGCGCCGCCGCCGGGCTGCTGCTGCCCCGCGCCGCGTACCGGCTCTCCGTCGCCCCGGGCGAGCCCTGGCGCGACCGCTGCCCGCAGGGGCACGCGCTGGCCGGCTGGCTCGGCCCGGCCCGCTGCCGGCCCACCGTGGCCTCCGCCGCAGGCCCGGACTCCTCGGCCACCCCGGGCTCTGGCGCCGCCCCGGCCTCCGCCAGCGCTCCGGGCTCTGCCGCCGCCCCGGCCACCCCGGCCGTGCCCGGCCCCGCCGCCGTGCCCGGGCCTGCGGCGGTGGCCGCGGCGGCCCGGCACGCCTACGGGGCGCGGCCGCTGCCCCTCGCCGCCCTGACCGGGGTGGTCTGCGCGGTGCTCGCCGGCGCCGTCGGGCTCCGCCCCGAGGTGGTGGCGTACGTGGGGCTCGCCCCGCTGTTCGTCCTGCCGGCCCTGGTCGACCGGGCCGTGCGCCGACTGCCCGACGTACTGACCCTGCCGCTCGCCGCCGCGGCCGCCGCGCTGCTCGGAGCTGCGGCCCTGCTCCCTGGGGCGGCCGGGTCCTGGCGGCTCGCGCTGCTCGGCGGGGCGGCGCTCGCGGCCGGGTACCTGCTGCTCTTCCTGATCAACCCGGCGGGCATGGGCTTCGGCGACGTCAAGCTGGCGCTCTCGCTGGGGGTCGCTCTTGGGTGGTACGGGTGGGGGGTATGGTCCGCCGGGGCCTTCCTGGGCTTCCTCTACGGGTCCCTGTACGGCCTCGCCCTTGTCCTGCGGGGCCCGGCGGCCCGGAAGCAGCCCTTCGCCTTCGGCCCCTTCATGGTGGCCGGCGCACTCACCGGAGTGCTGCTGGGTGGTTTCGGAGCGTAA
- a CDS encoding DUF192 domain-containing protein — MANPRHWHDGPATLQVGTERIPLEVAASYRARTRGLLGRDGIDGALLLTPAASVHTFGMRFAIDVAYLDRRLRVIAVTTTAPGRLGLPRPRSRHVLEAEAGAMAGWGLRVGTPVQVETAPRPAPGP, encoded by the coding sequence ATGGCGAACCCGCGGCACTGGCACGACGGCCCGGCCACCCTGCAGGTCGGCACGGAGCGGATCCCACTGGAGGTCGCCGCCTCCTACCGGGCCCGGACCCGCGGCCTGCTCGGCCGGGACGGCATCGACGGGGCCCTGCTGCTGACCCCCGCAGCGAGCGTGCACACCTTCGGGATGCGGTTCGCGATCGACGTCGCCTACCTGGACCGGCGGCTGCGCGTCATCGCCGTGACCACCACGGCCCCCGGCCGGCTGGGGCTGCCCCGGCCGCGTTCCCGGCACGTCCTGGAGGCGGAGGCGGGCGCGATGGCGGGCTGGGGGCTGCGCGTCGGAACCCCCGTACAGGTGGAAACCGCCCCGCGCCCCGCACCCGGACCCTGA
- a CDS encoding SMI1/KNR4 family protein: MTENARIKALEQIMPATHGADEDIDWQAAEAVWGTRFPADFIAFMGRFGAGSINGEASILLPLPKAGLQWDPAGMAEETDNARQIWEAEGGRSAFDLDPESVIAWGVTGGSDILCWLTTDPDPERWPVLVCGRHTADSFAVYPYGMAEFLYRLCSDEFDVSPVSITFWDGGHLSFVHWRKAQRRWQEGRNPETGEPDPYAGDFPD, translated from the coding sequence ATGACGGAGAACGCGCGGATCAAGGCGCTTGAGCAGATCATGCCGGCGACGCACGGCGCCGACGAGGACATCGACTGGCAGGCGGCCGAGGCCGTCTGGGGTACCCGTTTCCCGGCCGATTTCATCGCCTTCATGGGGCGCTTCGGCGCGGGTTCCATCAACGGCGAGGCGAGCATCCTGCTGCCGCTGCCCAAGGCCGGACTCCAGTGGGACCCGGCAGGGATGGCGGAGGAGACGGACAACGCCCGGCAGATCTGGGAGGCGGAGGGCGGCCGGTCCGCCTTCGACCTGGACCCGGAGTCGGTCATCGCCTGGGGCGTCACCGGCGGGTCCGACATCCTGTGCTGGCTCACCACCGACCCGGACCCGGAGCGCTGGCCGGTCCTGGTGTGCGGGCGGCACACCGCCGACTCCTTCGCCGTGTACCCGTACGGCATGGCCGAGTTCCTCTACCGGCTGTGCTCCGACGAGTTCGACGTGAGTCCCGTCAGCATCACCTTCTGGGACGGCGGGCACCTCAGCTTCGTGCACTGGCGCAAGGCCCAGCGCCGGTGGCAGGAGGGGCGCAATCCGGAGACGGGCGAGCCCGACCCGTACGCGGGCGACTTCCCCGACTAG
- a CDS encoding extracellular solute-binding protein gives MRRRIFGAAATTVVFGLLIPLSGCGSSEDGAGDSGTLRLVAAEYGDTQATSSKAFWDKLTADFTAANPGIKVEVQLLPWADIDREVSRMVKAGKAPDMALMGSYSDFAAQGKLYSADQILSVTAEANFIQPLAEAGSVGSTLYGLPFVASSRLLFYNEALFTKAGISKPPTTWPELKAAAKALKDKGVKFPYAMPLGPEEAHAEAMIWELSNGGGYADSSGNYNLASDQNINTWRWVKSNLVEPGLTGPVPPAQLNRADAFAAFLRGEVGMLNGYPSLDHEARAKGIGVGAVAMPVSDTLGSGENPPTVGVADWMMAFKQNGQREQIGKFVEFLYQDKNLTDFASRYHLLPSTTSALRTQGGGGLSKNDTQFLTALRGAQLYPVNDPSWVTVSDTIKRNIGRAVEPGGDPKLVLEDIAAKANQASKKH, from the coding sequence GTGCGACGAAGAATTTTCGGCGCGGCCGCCACCACGGTCGTGTTCGGTCTGCTGATACCACTGTCCGGATGTGGAAGTTCCGAAGACGGTGCAGGTGACAGCGGTACGCTGCGCCTGGTCGCCGCGGAATACGGTGACACCCAGGCCACCAGTTCCAAGGCCTTCTGGGACAAACTGACGGCCGATTTCACCGCCGCCAATCCCGGCATCAAGGTCGAGGTCCAGCTCCTTCCGTGGGCCGACATCGACCGCGAGGTCTCCCGTATGGTCAAGGCCGGCAAAGCACCGGACATGGCCCTGATGGGCTCGTACTCCGACTTCGCGGCCCAGGGCAAGCTCTATTCCGCCGACCAGATCCTCTCGGTCACCGCCGAGGCGAACTTCATTCAGCCGCTCGCCGAGGCGGGCTCGGTCGGCAGCACCCTCTACGGGCTGCCCTTCGTGGCGAGCAGCCGGCTCCTCTTCTACAACGAGGCCCTGTTCACCAAGGCCGGCATCAGCAAGCCCCCCACCACCTGGCCCGAACTCAAGGCCGCCGCCAAGGCACTCAAGGACAAGGGCGTGAAGTTCCCGTACGCCATGCCCCTGGGCCCGGAGGAGGCGCACGCCGAGGCGATGATCTGGGAGCTCAGCAACGGCGGCGGCTACGCCGACAGCAGCGGCAACTACAACCTGGCCTCCGACCAGAACATCAACACCTGGCGCTGGGTCAAGAGCAACCTCGTCGAGCCGGGCCTGACCGGCCCCGTCCCGCCCGCCCAGCTCAACCGCGCCGACGCCTTCGCAGCCTTCCTGCGCGGCGAGGTCGGCATGCTCAACGGCTACCCCTCGCTGGACCACGAGGCGCGCGCCAAGGGCATCGGTGTCGGCGCCGTCGCCATGCCGGTCTCGGACACCCTCGGATCCGGGGAGAACCCGCCGACCGTCGGCGTGGCCGACTGGATGATGGCCTTCAAGCAGAACGGCCAGCGCGAGCAGATCGGCAAGTTCGTCGAGTTCCTCTACCAGGACAAGAACCTGACGGACTTCGCCAGCCGCTACCACCTGCTGCCCTCCACCACCAGCGCCCTGCGCACCCAGGGCGGCGGCGGCCTCAGCAAGAACGACACGCAGTTCCTGACCGCGCTGCGCGGTGCCCAGCTCTACCCGGTGAACGACCCGTCCTGGGTGACGGTCAGCGACACCATCAAGCGCAACATCGGCCGCGCCGTGGAACCGGGCGGCGACCCGAAGCTCGTCCTCGAGGACATCGCCGCCAAGGCGAACCAGGCCTCCAAGAAGCACTGA
- a CDS encoding serine hydrolase — translation MGTSVNGGVQGTVAAGWEPVREAFASFVAAEAHSPEAQLAVHHEGRRVVDLWAGEATAADTLTGVYSITKGAAHLVVALLAQDGVLDLDALVSAYWPEFTGHGKEHLTVRQLVSHQSGLINTDEGFAYDEIADDALVAARLAGQKPFWEPGKGHGYHAFVIGALTGEVVRRVTGRSLQEVYEERVRAPYGLDLYLGLPAGAADRWKPVLEMVVPDGQPVGGPVPELLPIAFNAHREPPMDLVTYANHPKVLELGPASAGGVATARGVAGMYAAAISEVDGRAPLLEPWMAAAVAELHTPGADLVAPEPHHFGLGFQLLPTVGPRAFGHSGAAGGLGWADPATGVAYGYTRRRYGFPGGAAAENLDLTAAVLKVARSL, via the coding sequence ATGGGCACGAGCGTGAACGGCGGCGTACAGGGCACGGTGGCAGCGGGCTGGGAGCCCGTGCGGGAGGCGTTCGCGTCCTTCGTGGCCGCCGAGGCGCACTCTCCCGAGGCGCAGCTGGCGGTGCACCACGAGGGGCGGCGGGTGGTCGACCTGTGGGCGGGTGAGGCCACCGCAGCGGACACCCTGACCGGGGTCTACTCGATCACCAAGGGCGCGGCCCACCTCGTGGTGGCGCTGCTCGCGCAGGACGGCGTCCTCGATCTGGACGCTCTGGTGTCGGCGTACTGGCCGGAGTTCACCGGGCACGGCAAGGAGCACCTGACGGTGCGACAGCTGGTCTCCCACCAGTCCGGGCTGATCAACACCGACGAGGGCTTCGCGTACGACGAGATCGCCGACGACGCGCTGGTCGCGGCCCGGCTGGCGGGCCAGAAGCCGTTCTGGGAGCCGGGCAAGGGCCACGGCTACCACGCCTTCGTGATCGGCGCCCTGACCGGCGAGGTGGTGCGGCGGGTGACGGGCCGCTCGCTGCAGGAGGTGTACGAGGAGCGCGTCCGCGCCCCGTACGGCCTGGACCTGTACCTGGGGCTGCCGGCCGGGGCCGCGGACCGCTGGAAGCCGGTGCTGGAGATGGTGGTGCCGGACGGACAGCCCGTGGGCGGGCCCGTGCCGGAGCTGCTGCCGATCGCCTTCAACGCGCACCGGGAGCCGCCCATGGACCTGGTCACGTACGCCAACCACCCGAAGGTGCTGGAGCTGGGCCCGGCCTCGGCCGGCGGGGTCGCCACGGCGCGCGGCGTGGCGGGCATGTACGCGGCAGCGATCAGCGAGGTGGACGGGCGGGCTCCGCTGTTGGAGCCCTGGATGGCGGCCGCGGTCGCGGAGCTGCACACGCCGGGCGCGGACCTGGTGGCTCCGGAGCCGCACCACTTCGGCCTGGGCTTTCAGCTCCTGCCGACGGTCGGCCCGCGGGCCTTCGGGCACTCCGGCGCGGCGGGCGGGCTGGGCTGGGCCGACCCGGCCACCGGGGTCGCGTACGGGTACACGCGCCGCCGCTACGGCTTCCCGGGCGGGGCGGCGGCGGAGAACCTGGATCTGACGGCGGCGGTGCTGAAGGTGGCCCGGTCGCTGTGA
- a CDS encoding nuclear transport factor 2 family protein, protein MIEPSKLSDPAVRAFVTAVNAGDRNAFEANLTPDATMSDDGSDRVLQQWADKEIFSSGGHMEVRSQSPDGRELVVGYRNDTWGEMQTAWRFFISSDGLISRFETGQA, encoded by the coding sequence GTGATCGAGCCGAGCAAGCTCTCCGACCCCGCCGTCCGCGCCTTCGTCACCGCCGTCAACGCCGGTGACCGCAACGCCTTCGAGGCCAACCTCACCCCGGACGCCACCATGTCCGACGACGGCTCGGACCGCGTACTCCAGCAGTGGGCCGACAAGGAGATCTTCTCCTCCGGCGGCCACATGGAGGTGCGGTCCCAGTCCCCGGACGGCCGCGAACTGGTCGTCGGCTACCGCAACGACACCTGGGGCGAGATGCAGACCGCCTGGCGGTTCTTCATCAGCTCCGACGGCCTGATCAGCCGCTTCGAGACCGGCCAGGCGTAG